One window of the Benincasa hispida cultivar B227 chromosome 3, ASM972705v1, whole genome shotgun sequence genome contains the following:
- the LOC120074023 gene encoding kinesin-like protein KIF15 isoform X1 yields the protein MQLFLLQVQCWHTVPCISTRREFSSAPKQNLKPQLTNVPPKSGNSFPKVVFGSVVIGAAVFAAYQTGYLDQLTGGTEQNHSVESTKTVQKSDSDNVHPLVVQKFDSPSGEETEKPDSVGKETESSNPIVESTEHKVETDAHLPHLEASGEEQDGIQFQDSSRIVPHEKTEEENLPEFRQSVSQVENENLESKTSTDENLNMQSAESSTRDGLHDEVQTTPISSKTDAAPIGIDIRIPPQEDTFAEEKLKELNNTSEAIEEPSSLLEAYHLKDEAGMTSLGGGSKDETNKFVKETEALIAEIEELNDGYISKDGKLVIDFLQAIHAAEKRQAELDYRVFADEKRALKEKMEKELRDARVRELMHAEEAAILDKELKRERTKAAAALKSLQEKLEEKFQKELEQKENEVESKLRKLQDMAKAELAAAIASEKAAQMEKMAEANLHINALCMAFYARSEEARQSHSAQKLALGALALEDALSRGLPIQAEIEALRVNLQGIDKDLNLELILSSIPKEILNHGSDTLLQMTQKFDALKAPLRHLSLIPPGGGGILAHSLARVASWIKVKEADQSGNGIESIINRVESYLAEGNLAEAAHSLEEGVKGTKAEEVVHDWVRQARNRAITEQALTLLQLYASSISLT from the exons ATGCAGTT GTTTTTGTTGCAGGTGCAATGTTGGCATACAGTCCCGTGTATTTCTACAAGAAGGGAATTCTCATCTGCACCCAAACAAAATCTGAAACCACAACTGACGAATGTGCCACCTAAGTCTGGAAATTCCTTCCCAAAAGTTGTCTTTGGCAGTGTTGTTATTGGTGCTGCTGTTTTTGCAGCTTACCAAACTGGCTATCTAGACCAACTAACTGGTGGTACAGAGCAGAATCATTCTGTAGAGTCAACTAAGACAGTTCAGAAAAGTGATTCAGACAATGTCCACCCTTTGGTGGTGCAAAAATTTGATTCACCCAGTGGAGAAGAAACTGAAAAACCAGATAGTGTTGGAAAAGAAACTGAGAGCTCAAATCCCATTGTGGAGTCCACTGAGCATAAAGTCGAGACAGATGCCCACCTTCCTCATCTTGAAGCTTCAGGCGAAGAGCAAGATGGTATTCAGTTTCAAGACAGTTCCAGGATTGTGCCACATGAAAAGACTGAGGAGGAAAACTTGCCAGAATTTAGACAAAGTGTCAGTCAAGTAGAGAATGAGAATCTAGAATCTAAAACATCCACAGATGAAAATTTGAACATGCAAAGCGCGGAGTCTAGTACTAGGGATGGGCTTCATGATGAAGTTCAAACTACTCCAATATCTAGTAAGACAGATGCAGCACCCATAGGAATTGATATCAGAATACCACCACAAGAAGATACGTTTGCAGAAGAGAAACTGAAG GAGTTGAACAATACAAGTGAAGCTATAGAGGAGCCAAGTTCTCTTCTCGAGGCATACCATTTGAAGGATGAGGCTGGCATGACTTCCTTGGGTGGTGGTAGCAAAGATGAAACTAACAAGTTTGTCAAAGAAACAGAG GCTTTAATTGCTGAAATTGAGGAGTTAAATGATGGCTACATATCCAAGGATGGGAAATTGGTTATTGATTTCTTACAAGCTATTCATGCTGCTGAAAAGAGGCAAGCTGAGCTGGATTACCGTGTTTTTGCTGACGAAAAGAGAGCACTGAAG GAGAAGATGGAAAAAGAATTGAGGGATGCTCGGGTTAGGGAACTTATGCATGCAGAAGAGGCTGCTATATTGGACAAG GAGTTAAAACGAGAAAGAACAAAAGCAGCTGCTGCTCTGAAGTCACTTCAAGAGAAACTGGAAGAAAAATTTCAGAAGGAACTTGAACAGAAG GAAAATGAGGTAGAATCGAAGTTGAGAAAACTTCAAGATATGGCAAAAGCAGAGTTAGCTGCGGCAATTGCAAGTGAGAAGGCTGCCCAGATGGAAAAGATGGCCGAAGCAAATCTTCAT ATTAATGCTCTTTGCATGGCATTCTATGCAAGGTCTGAAGAAGCTCGTCAAAGCCACTCTGCTCAGAAGCTTGCATTG GGGGCACTGGCACTTGAAGATGCTCTTTCTAGAGGTTTACCAATCCAGGCTGAAATAGAGGCATTACGTGTTAATCTTCAAGGCATTGACAAAGATTTGAACTTAGAGCTGATCCTTTCATCCATTCCTAAAGAGATATTGAATCATGGCTCAGATACGTTGTTACAAATGACACAAAAG TTTGATGCGTTAAAAGCACCGTTACGGCACTTGAGCTTGATCCCACCTGGTGGTGGCGGCATTTTAGCTCATTCTTTAGCCCGTGTAGCATCCTGGATTAAG GTGAAGGAGGCCGACCAATCTGGTAATGGGATTGAATCTATCATCAACCGAGTGGAGTCCTATCTGGCTGAAGGAAATTTGGCTGAAGCAGCACATTCTCTAGAAGAAGGTGTTAAAGGCACAAAAGCTGAAGAGGTAGTTCATGATTGGGTAAGGCAAGCAAGAAATCGAGCCATCACGGAGCAAGCCCTTACCCTGCTTCAACTGTATGCCTCATCAATAAGCCTTACTTAA
- the LOC120074023 gene encoding uncharacterized protein LOC120074023 isoform X2 — protein sequence MWRRSILELSSRQSVGRTSRKISPQVQCWHTVPCISTRREFSSAPKQNLKPQLTNVPPKSGNSFPKVVFGSVVIGAAVFAAYQTGYLDQLTGGTEQNHSVESTKTVQKSDSDNVHPLVVQKFDSPSGEETEKPDSVGKETESSNPIVESTEHKVETDAHLPHLEASGEEQDGIQFQDSSRIVPHEKTEEENLPEFRQSVSQVENENLESKTSTDENLNMQSAESSTRDGLHDEVQTTPISSKTDAAPIGIDIRIPPQEDTFAEEKLKELNNTSEAIEEPSSLLEAYHLKDEAGMTSLGGGSKDETNKFVKETEALIAEIEELNDGYISKDGKLVIDFLQAIHAAEKRQAELDYRVFADEKRALKEKMEKELRDARVRELMHAEEAAILDKELKRERTKAAAALKSLQEKLEEKFQKELEQKENEVESKLRKLQDMAKAELAAAIASEKAAQMEKMAEANLHINALCMAFYARSEEARQSHSAQKLALGALALEDALSRGLPIQAEIEALRVNLQGIDKDLNLELILSSIPKEILNHGSDTLLQMTQKFDALKAPLRHLSLIPPGGGGILAHSLARVASWIKVKEADQSGNGIESIINRVESYLAEGNLAEAAHSLEEGVKGTKAEEVVHDWVRQARNRAITEQALTLLQLYASSISLT from the exons GTGCAATGTTGGCATACAGTCCCGTGTATTTCTACAAGAAGGGAATTCTCATCTGCACCCAAACAAAATCTGAAACCACAACTGACGAATGTGCCACCTAAGTCTGGAAATTCCTTCCCAAAAGTTGTCTTTGGCAGTGTTGTTATTGGTGCTGCTGTTTTTGCAGCTTACCAAACTGGCTATCTAGACCAACTAACTGGTGGTACAGAGCAGAATCATTCTGTAGAGTCAACTAAGACAGTTCAGAAAAGTGATTCAGACAATGTCCACCCTTTGGTGGTGCAAAAATTTGATTCACCCAGTGGAGAAGAAACTGAAAAACCAGATAGTGTTGGAAAAGAAACTGAGAGCTCAAATCCCATTGTGGAGTCCACTGAGCATAAAGTCGAGACAGATGCCCACCTTCCTCATCTTGAAGCTTCAGGCGAAGAGCAAGATGGTATTCAGTTTCAAGACAGTTCCAGGATTGTGCCACATGAAAAGACTGAGGAGGAAAACTTGCCAGAATTTAGACAAAGTGTCAGTCAAGTAGAGAATGAGAATCTAGAATCTAAAACATCCACAGATGAAAATTTGAACATGCAAAGCGCGGAGTCTAGTACTAGGGATGGGCTTCATGATGAAGTTCAAACTACTCCAATATCTAGTAAGACAGATGCAGCACCCATAGGAATTGATATCAGAATACCACCACAAGAAGATACGTTTGCAGAAGAGAAACTGAAG GAGTTGAACAATACAAGTGAAGCTATAGAGGAGCCAAGTTCTCTTCTCGAGGCATACCATTTGAAGGATGAGGCTGGCATGACTTCCTTGGGTGGTGGTAGCAAAGATGAAACTAACAAGTTTGTCAAAGAAACAGAG GCTTTAATTGCTGAAATTGAGGAGTTAAATGATGGCTACATATCCAAGGATGGGAAATTGGTTATTGATTTCTTACAAGCTATTCATGCTGCTGAAAAGAGGCAAGCTGAGCTGGATTACCGTGTTTTTGCTGACGAAAAGAGAGCACTGAAG GAGAAGATGGAAAAAGAATTGAGGGATGCTCGGGTTAGGGAACTTATGCATGCAGAAGAGGCTGCTATATTGGACAAG GAGTTAAAACGAGAAAGAACAAAAGCAGCTGCTGCTCTGAAGTCACTTCAAGAGAAACTGGAAGAAAAATTTCAGAAGGAACTTGAACAGAAG GAAAATGAGGTAGAATCGAAGTTGAGAAAACTTCAAGATATGGCAAAAGCAGAGTTAGCTGCGGCAATTGCAAGTGAGAAGGCTGCCCAGATGGAAAAGATGGCCGAAGCAAATCTTCAT ATTAATGCTCTTTGCATGGCATTCTATGCAAGGTCTGAAGAAGCTCGTCAAAGCCACTCTGCTCAGAAGCTTGCATTG GGGGCACTGGCACTTGAAGATGCTCTTTCTAGAGGTTTACCAATCCAGGCTGAAATAGAGGCATTACGTGTTAATCTTCAAGGCATTGACAAAGATTTGAACTTAGAGCTGATCCTTTCATCCATTCCTAAAGAGATATTGAATCATGGCTCAGATACGTTGTTACAAATGACACAAAAG TTTGATGCGTTAAAAGCACCGTTACGGCACTTGAGCTTGATCCCACCTGGTGGTGGCGGCATTTTAGCTCATTCTTTAGCCCGTGTAGCATCCTGGATTAAG GTGAAGGAGGCCGACCAATCTGGTAATGGGATTGAATCTATCATCAACCGAGTGGAGTCCTATCTGGCTGAAGGAAATTTGGCTGAAGCAGCACATTCTCTAGAAGAAGGTGTTAAAGGCACAAAAGCTGAAGAGGTAGTTCATGATTGGGTAAGGCAAGCAAGAAATCGAGCCATCACGGAGCAAGCCCTTACCCTGCTTCAACTGTATGCCTCATCAATAAGCCTTACTTAA